In the genome of Pseudorasbora parva isolate DD20220531a chromosome 10, ASM2467924v1, whole genome shotgun sequence, one region contains:
- the peli1b gene encoding E3 ubiquitin-protein ligase pellino homolog 1b, whose protein sequence is MFSPDQENISTSSTKVPVKYGELIVLGYNGSLPNGDRGRRKSRFALFKRPKSNGVKPSTVHVACTPQAAKAISNKDQHSISYTLSRVQTVVVEYTQDSNTDMFQIGRSTESPIDFVVTDTVPGSQSNSDTQSVQSTISRFACRIMCQRTPPYTARIYAAGFDSSKNIFLGEKAAKWKTSDGHMDGLTTNGVLVMHPRHGFTEDSKPGVWREISVCGNVFTLRETRSAQQRGKMVDNETQELVDGSLIDLCGATLLWRTAEGLSRTPTVKHLEALRQELNAARPQCPVGFNTLAFPSMRRKDIVDEKQPWVYLNCGHVHGYHNWGNRDAERDGREGRERECPMCRARGPYVPLWLGCEAGFYLDAAPPTHAFSPCGHVCSEKTAAYWSQIPLPHGTHTFHAACPFCAQQLNGEQGYIRLIFQGPVD, encoded by the exons ATGTTCTCCCCCGATCAGGAAAACATCTCCACGTCGTCAACCAAAGTGCCAGTGAAATATGGAGAACTCATTGTGCTCGG GTATAATGGCTCTCTACCTAATGGGGACCGTGGCAGAAGGAAGAGCAGGTTTGCACTCTTCAAAAGACCCAAATCCAATGGTGTCAAACCCAGCACTGTACACGTAGCCTGCACCCCACAGGCGGCCAAg GCCATAAGTAACAAGGATCAGCACAGTATTTCCTACACATTGTCCCGAGTACAGACGGTGGTGGTGGAGTACACTCAAGACAGCAATACAGACATGTTTCAG ATTGGCCGCTCAACTGAGAGTCCTATAGATTTTGTGGTGACCGACACGGTTCCCGGTAGTCAGAGTAACTCTGACACTCAGTCAGTTCAGAGCACCATATCTCGCTTCGCATGCAGGATCATGTGTCAGCGAACGCCCCCTTACACCGCCCGCATCTATGCTGCTGGATTCGACTCCTCCAAGAACATCTTCCTAGGG gaGAAAGCAGCAAAGTGGAAGACATCAGATGGACATATGGACGGTCTGACTACTAACGGTGTGTTAGTAATGCATCCTCGTCACGGTTTCACAGAGGACTCCAAACCCGGCGTGTGGAGAGAGATTTCAGTGTGCGGAAACGTGTTCACCCTGAGAGAGACGCGCTCAGCTCAGCAGCGAGGGAAAATG GTGGACAATGAGACTCAAGAGTTGGTGGACGGCTCTTTGATTGATCTCTGTGGAGCAACTCTCTTGTGGCGTACAGCTGAAGGGCTTTCCCGCACCCCCACCGTCAAACACTTGGAGGCGCTCAGGCAAGAGCTAAATGCCGCTCGTCCCCAGTGTCCCGTGGGTTTCAACACCCTTGCCTTCCCCAGCATGCGGAGGAAGGACATTGTGGACGAGAAGCAGCCCTGGGTCTACCTAAACTGCGGCCATGTTCACGGCTACCACAACTGGGGCAATCGCGATGCAGAGCGGGACGGAAGGGAGGGCCGGGAGCGGGAATGTCCCATGTGCCGTGCTCGCGGGCCATACGTGCCGCTGTGGCTGGGTTGTGAGGCGGGGTTTTATCTGGATGCAGCCCCTCCCACTCATGCGTTCAGTCCGTGTGGCCACGTTTGCTCAGAAAAAACTGCAGCGTATTGGAGTCAAATCCCTCTTCCTCACGGAACGCACACCTTCCATGCCGCATGTCCTTTCTGTGCCCAGCAGCTCAACGGTGAGCAGGGATACATCAGACTGATCTTCCAGGGGCCCGTGGACTAA